Proteins encoded together in one Eubalaena glacialis isolate mEubGla1 chromosome 7, mEubGla1.1.hap2.+ XY, whole genome shotgun sequence window:
- the HFE gene encoding hereditary hemochromatosis protein isoform X3 — MGPRARPALLLLLLLRTVATQGRSPRSHSLRFLFMGASEPDLGLPLFEALGYVDDQLFVSYDHESRRAAPRAPWLWGRATSQLWLQLSQSLKGWDHMFIVDFWTIMDNHNQSKVTKLGVLPESHTLQVILGCEVQEDNSTRGLWKYGYDGQDHLEFRPETLDWRAAEPRARTTKLEWEVNKIRAKQNRAYLERDCPQQLQRLLELGRGALDQQALPLVKVTHHVASAVTTLRCQALNFYPQDITMRWLKDRQPLDAKDVEPEDVLPNGDGTYQGWVALAVLPGEEQRYSCQVEHPGLDQPLTATWGGAAGDYVLAECE, encoded by the exons ATGGGCCCGCGAGCCCGGCCGGCGcttctcctcctgctcctcctgcggACGGTGGCCACGCAGGGGCGATCGCCGC GGTCACACTCCCTGCGCTTCCTCTTCATGGGTGCCTCCGAGCCAGACCTTGGGCTGCCCCTGTTTGAGGCCTTGGGCTACGTGGACGACCAGCTGTTCGTGTCCTACGATCACGAGAGTCGCCGTGCAGCGCCTCGTGCCCCGTGGCTCTGGGGCAGGGCCACCAGTCAGCTGTGGCTGCAGCTGAGCCAGAGCCTGAAAGGCTGGGATCACATGTTCATCGTGGACTTCTGGACCATCATGGACAACCACAACCAGAGCAAGG TAACGAAGCTGGGAGTGCTGCCAGAGTCCCACACCCTGCAGGTGATCCTGGGCTGTGAAGTGCAAGAGGACAACAGCACCAGAGGGCTCTGGAAGTACGGGTACGATGGGCAAGACCATCTTGAATTCCGCCCTGAGACGCTGGATTGGAGAGCAGCAGAGCCCAGGGCTCGGACCACCAAGCTGGAGTGGGAAGTGAACAAGATTCGGGCCAAGCAGAACAGAGCCTACCTCGAGCGGGACTGCCCTCAGCAGCTGCAGCGCTTgctggagctggggagaggggccCTGGACCAGCAAG CGCTTCCTTTGGTGAAAGTGACTCATCACGTGGCCTCTGCAGTGACCACTCTACGGTGTCAGGCTCTGAACTTCTACCCCCAGGACATCACCATGAGGTGGTTGAAGGACAGGCAGCCACTGGATGCCAAGGACGTTGAGCCTGAGGACGTGCTGCCCAACGGGGACGGAACCTACCAGGGCTGGGTAGCTTTGGCAGTGCTCCCCGGGGAAGAGCAGAGATACAGCTGCCAGGTGGAACACCCAGGCCTGGATCAGCCCCTCACTGCCACCTGGG GAGGAGCCGCAGGGGACTATGTCTTAGCTGAATGTGAATGA
- the HFE gene encoding hereditary hemochromatosis protein isoform X2 — translation MGASEPDLGLPLFEALGYVDDQLFVSYDHESRRAAPRAPWLWGRATSQLWLQLSQSLKGWDHMFIVDFWTIMDNHNQSKVTKLGVLPESHTLQVILGCEVQEDNSTRGLWKYGYDGQDHLEFRPETLDWRAAEPRARTTKLEWEVNKIRAKQNRAYLERDCPQQLQRLLELGRGALDQQALPLVKVTHHVASAVTTLRCQALNFYPQDITMRWLKDRQPLDAKDVEPEDVLPNGDGTYQGWVALAVLPGEEQRYSCQVEHPGLDQPLTATWEPSLSGTLVTGIISGIAVCIILFLIGILFRILRRRQASRGAAGDYVLAECE, via the exons ATGGGTGCCTCCGAGCCAGACCTTGGGCTGCCCCTGTTTGAGGCCTTGGGCTACGTGGACGACCAGCTGTTCGTGTCCTACGATCACGAGAGTCGCCGTGCAGCGCCTCGTGCCCCGTGGCTCTGGGGCAGGGCCACCAGTCAGCTGTGGCTGCAGCTGAGCCAGAGCCTGAAAGGCTGGGATCACATGTTCATCGTGGACTTCTGGACCATCATGGACAACCACAACCAGAGCAAGG TAACGAAGCTGGGAGTGCTGCCAGAGTCCCACACCCTGCAGGTGATCCTGGGCTGTGAAGTGCAAGAGGACAACAGCACCAGAGGGCTCTGGAAGTACGGGTACGATGGGCAAGACCATCTTGAATTCCGCCCTGAGACGCTGGATTGGAGAGCAGCAGAGCCCAGGGCTCGGACCACCAAGCTGGAGTGGGAAGTGAACAAGATTCGGGCCAAGCAGAACAGAGCCTACCTCGAGCGGGACTGCCCTCAGCAGCTGCAGCGCTTgctggagctggggagaggggccCTGGACCAGCAAG CGCTTCCTTTGGTGAAAGTGACTCATCACGTGGCCTCTGCAGTGACCACTCTACGGTGTCAGGCTCTGAACTTCTACCCCCAGGACATCACCATGAGGTGGTTGAAGGACAGGCAGCCACTGGATGCCAAGGACGTTGAGCCTGAGGACGTGCTGCCCAACGGGGACGGAACCTACCAGGGCTGGGTAGCTTTGGCAGTGCTCCCCGGGGAAGAGCAGAGATACAGCTGCCAGGTGGAACACCCAGGCCTGGATCAGCCCCTCACTGCCACCTGGG AGCCCTCGCTGTCTGGCACCCTGGTCACTGGAATCATCAGTGGAATTGCTGTCTGTATCATCCTCTTCCTTATTGGAATTTTGTTCAGAATCTTGAGGAGAAGGCAGGCTTCCA GAGGAGCCGCAGGGGACTATGTCTTAGCTGAATGTGAATGA
- the LOC133094996 gene encoding histone H2B type 1-C/E/F/G/I-like, with product MPESAKSVPAPKKGSKKAVTKAQKKDGKKRKRSRKESYSVYVYKVLKQVHPDTGISSKAMGIMNSFVNDIFERIAGEASRLAHYNKRSTITSREIQTAVRLLLPGELAKHAVSEGTKAVTKYTSSK from the coding sequence ATGCCGGAGTCAGCGAAGTCCGTTCCTGCCCCGAAGAAGGGCTCTAAGAAGGCGGTGACCAAAGCGCAAAAGAAGGATGGCAAGAAGCGCAAGCGCAGCCGCAAGGAGAGTTATTCCGTGTACGTGTACAAGGTACTGAAGCAGGTCCATCCGGACACTGGCATCTCATCCAAGGCTATGGGTATCATGAACTCTTTCGTCAACGATATCTTTGAGCGCATCGCGGGCGAGGCGTCGCGTCTGGCGCATTATAACAAGCGCTCGACCATCACGTCCAGAGAGATCCAGACGGCCGTGCGCCTGCTGCTGCCCGGGGAACTGGCCAAGCACGCCGTGTCCGAGGGCACCAAGGCTGTCACGAAGTACACTAGCTCCAAGTAA
- the HFE gene encoding hereditary hemochromatosis protein isoform X1, with protein sequence MGPRARPALLLLLLLRTVATQGRSPRSHSLRFLFMGASEPDLGLPLFEALGYVDDQLFVSYDHESRRAAPRAPWLWGRATSQLWLQLSQSLKGWDHMFIVDFWTIMDNHNQSKVTKLGVLPESHTLQVILGCEVQEDNSTRGLWKYGYDGQDHLEFRPETLDWRAAEPRARTTKLEWEVNKIRAKQNRAYLERDCPQQLQRLLELGRGALDQQALPLVKVTHHVASAVTTLRCQALNFYPQDITMRWLKDRQPLDAKDVEPEDVLPNGDGTYQGWVALAVLPGEEQRYSCQVEHPGLDQPLTATWEPSLSGTLVTGIISGIAVCIILFLIGILFRILRRRQASRGAAGDYVLAECE encoded by the exons ATGGGCCCGCGAGCCCGGCCGGCGcttctcctcctgctcctcctgcggACGGTGGCCACGCAGGGGCGATCGCCGC GGTCACACTCCCTGCGCTTCCTCTTCATGGGTGCCTCCGAGCCAGACCTTGGGCTGCCCCTGTTTGAGGCCTTGGGCTACGTGGACGACCAGCTGTTCGTGTCCTACGATCACGAGAGTCGCCGTGCAGCGCCTCGTGCCCCGTGGCTCTGGGGCAGGGCCACCAGTCAGCTGTGGCTGCAGCTGAGCCAGAGCCTGAAAGGCTGGGATCACATGTTCATCGTGGACTTCTGGACCATCATGGACAACCACAACCAGAGCAAGG TAACGAAGCTGGGAGTGCTGCCAGAGTCCCACACCCTGCAGGTGATCCTGGGCTGTGAAGTGCAAGAGGACAACAGCACCAGAGGGCTCTGGAAGTACGGGTACGATGGGCAAGACCATCTTGAATTCCGCCCTGAGACGCTGGATTGGAGAGCAGCAGAGCCCAGGGCTCGGACCACCAAGCTGGAGTGGGAAGTGAACAAGATTCGGGCCAAGCAGAACAGAGCCTACCTCGAGCGGGACTGCCCTCAGCAGCTGCAGCGCTTgctggagctggggagaggggccCTGGACCAGCAAG CGCTTCCTTTGGTGAAAGTGACTCATCACGTGGCCTCTGCAGTGACCACTCTACGGTGTCAGGCTCTGAACTTCTACCCCCAGGACATCACCATGAGGTGGTTGAAGGACAGGCAGCCACTGGATGCCAAGGACGTTGAGCCTGAGGACGTGCTGCCCAACGGGGACGGAACCTACCAGGGCTGGGTAGCTTTGGCAGTGCTCCCCGGGGAAGAGCAGAGATACAGCTGCCAGGTGGAACACCCAGGCCTGGATCAGCCCCTCACTGCCACCTGGG AGCCCTCGCTGTCTGGCACCCTGGTCACTGGAATCATCAGTGGAATTGCTGTCTGTATCATCCTCTTCCTTATTGGAATTTTGTTCAGAATCTTGAGGAGAAGGCAGGCTTCCA GAGGAGCCGCAGGGGACTATGTCTTAGCTGAATGTGAATGA
- the LOC133094992 gene encoding histone H2A type 1-C has protein sequence MSGRGKQGGKARAKAKSRSSRAGLQFPVGRVHRLLRKGNYAERVGAGAPVYLAAVLEYLTAEILELAGNAARDNKKTRIIPRHLQLAIRNDEELNKLLGRVTIAQGGVLPNIQAVLLPKKTESHHKAKGK, from the coding sequence aTGTCTGGCCGTGGTAAGCAAGGCGGTAAAGCTCGCGCTAAAGCGAAGTCTCGTTCTTCGCGGGCCGGTCTCCAGTTTCCCGTGGGTCGAGTGCATCGCCTGCTCCGTAAGGGCAACTACGCTGAGCGGGTCGGGGCTGGCGCGCCGGTGTACCTTGCAGCGGTGTTGGAGTACTTGACGGCAGAGATACTGGAGTTGGCCGGTAATGCGGCGCGCGACAACAAGAAGACTCGCATCATCCCACGCCACCTGCAGCTGGCCATCCGCAACGATGAGGAGCTTAACAAACTGCTGGGCCGCGTGACCATCGCTCAGGGCGGGGTCTTGCCGAACATCCAGGCGGTGCTGTTGCCTAAGAAGACCGAGAGCCACCACAAGGCCAAGGGCAAGTGA
- the H1-6 gene encoding histone H1t, with protein sequence MSEMVRAALADSVPPSIEKRPPKKRGKKPVGLTGESRKTTSASLSKLIIEALSISQERAGMSLAALKKALAAVGYDVEKNNSRIKLGLKSLVSKGILVQTRGTGASGSFKLSKKVAAEPTKGKVKKPASTKTKKRVLARDSKSPQEAKTNKEANTPRTTMAEKAGRSGRKAKGAKGKQQRESPAKARAGKPKAGNSKLTQSKSNPRKATTKK encoded by the coding sequence ATGTCTGAGATGGTGCGTGCCGCTTTAGCGGACTCGGTTCCACCGTCCATCGAGAAACGTCCCCCCAAAAAGCGTGGCAAGAAGCCGGTTGGCTTGACGGGTGAAAGTCGCAAGACCACAAGCGCCTCATTGTCTAAGTTGATCATCGAGGCCCTTTCTATTTCTCAAGAGAGAGCTGGCATGTCTTTGGCAGCGCTGAAAAAGGCGCTAGCAGCCGTGGGCTATGACGTGGAGAAGAACAACAGCCGCATCAAGCTGGGTCTCAAGAGCCTGGTTAGCAAAGGAATTCTGGTGCAGACCAGGGGTACCGGTGCTTCCGGCTCTTTCAAGCTCAGCAAGAAGGTTGCTGCTGAGCCCACCAAGGGAAAGGTCAAGAAGCCTGCTTCTACCAAGACGAAGAAGCGGGTTTTGGCCAGAGACTCCAAGTCTCCACAGGAAGCTAAGACCAACAAAGAAGCAAACACGCCGAGGACAACAATGGCTGAGAAAGCTGGTAGGAGTGGCAGAAAAGCTAAAGGCGCCAAGGGCAAACAACAACGGGAAAGTCCAGCGAAGGCCAgagcagggaagcccaaggctggGAATTCTAAACTGACCCAGTCGAAGTCTAATCCGAGGAAAGCAACAACCAAGAAGTAA